Within Coffea arabica cultivar ET-39 chromosome 4e, Coffea Arabica ET-39 HiFi, whole genome shotgun sequence, the genomic segment ATAAAGCAAAAAAGAAACTCGTGAAAAAATTACATGAGAGTGAGAAAGTTCCCATGAAGTTGTCGTGCTTATAAAAAATTACAAGATAAGCATGGTAGTTATCTCGAGAGAGCGTACgtaaaggaagaagaaaaaataagtATTTATTGTCGCTTTATTTATGATGAAGAGTACTTTTACTTTAACTACTTGTACGTATATATTGTTAAGATAACTAATCATGAGCATTATAACTGCCGATATAAAATCATTTCAAACATTATAGTAAAAGTTGGCGTACTTATTATGCGTTGCTCGGCTCTTCAAGCTGGGAAGGGCTGACAACCTTTCATGAAAACGACCGACGAGCCACTCAAAGTCTTCGAATAAAAATATCATTAATTGAAGCCAAAGCTATCTATCAAAGAACAATAATTACACCAACAGGGTTGGTCCGAGTGGTAAGCGATTCGGATTCGCTCAAGCAGGTCTCGTGTTCGAGTCCTAGTGTACGCAGACACCCTGTTGGGAGACTCACCCACCATAGCCAGGTGCGCGACGCGGGTCGGGTCCGGATTAGTCGGGACAAAGCTTCGGATACCGGGcaagcaaccaaaaaaaaaaaagaaaaaaaagaacaataattacaacctttttttttctttttaattttcctgTTAACCAAAACGATGCACATCACTGCAACAAAAAAACCTGATGAGTATCTTTCACCCCTTACAACATTCACCAATCCGTTATCACATTACAGGCTCCCTGCAACATTCTATAATAGCCCTGACATCGTTGAAGAACTGTTTTCCTGACATCCTCAATTTGCAGACAATGAAAGAATCGCATCAGCTATCCATGCTAAGCTCTTAGTTGCCCATTAAAGCATGCATGGGTAACTACTGGTTATCAAAATGTGTGCTGATTTTCAACAGGCAAACCAAAATCAAACCTCATGAGTATCCATCCTTAAAAGAGAAATTTTGGAACTTCCACTCATCCACATTACTTATTTGGTATGACAAAAATGGCAAGGTCTCAACCTCATCTATTCATCTTGCTCGTGATGATCTAACTAGAGTATACAAGGACATCCTAGAACTCAAATAAACAGACGTTGTATTTAAATACCATCCTTAATTCCGGGCGTAATAATAAGTTAGCCAGTCAATCCCAAGGGATAGCTCTTCAGCAAACTCTATCCCCAGGAGAATCAATACCTAGTGTATATCACCACCAATGATACCTTCAAATGGGATTAAAAATCTtattcttcatcatcatctctAAATGCGCAATTACGAGCAGCAGGTAAAGCGTCAGCTACCCGAGATCTAGACTCTTCTTCATGGTTTCATAAACCAAGTACGTAATGCTGGCTGCAGGAACAACTTTAAGAAGATTTGGGAATAGTCCTTTATAGAATCCCCTGAAACCTTCATGTTTAATCGTTCTCCTAAACACATCAGACATTCCTTTGTAAGCAGCATCAGAGTTGTATCGCTGAGCTTGCATTCTACAAAGTGAGAAAATAAGCATTAGCATTTAAGACAAATCACGAGCTGAATCTAGAATGTCCGACAGACAAATTAAGCTGCAGCAAGAGCATATTGTAATGAAGTTTTACCTTGTTCTGACAACCTGCAAAGGATAAACGCATGTTGCTCCCAGGGCCCCTGAAATTGTACCGCAACCAAGTTGCACAAAAGGACCAGGCTCTGCATAAAATTCGAATTTCCAGGAAACAAGATTTCAAAGGCCTGTAAAACTAAATGAATTACACATCCTACTAGCTTTCCAATAACCATTTAAATTTAAACCACAAGGAATTCTCACCAAAGACATCTGTTTGATGATGTAGAAAAGACAATATCCCCATAACACAGAAAAGGAAACGATCAAAGAAGTCTTGAGACATTAAAAAACGAAAGCATAAATTCCATACCACTATCATGAAGAATATAGGTCTTTGACATTTCTTTAAGTTTCTCATAGGCAGCCAAGTCGATGCCCGCATAAGGAATAATCCCTAGAAGAGATGGTACCAGTCCTCTATAAAAAGCCCGAGGTCCCTCCTGAACCAATATATCTTTTGACAACTTTCCCAAATTTGGAACTTTCCCACTTTCACAAGCATAAGTTTGTAATCGGGTCTTCACAAGATCCATTGGATAAATAGCAGTTTGTGCAACAGCACCAGCCAAACCACCAGCAACCAGGCGCCCTGATGTCCCAATATCCTGGTGCTCCTTGTTACCTCCAATGACATTCTTCAGCATTTCATAAGTGTAAAATTTGATGGCACTTTCTGGAGCAACCTTGAAAACATTTATCCCATTGCCTCTGAAAAACCCAAATAAGCCGCCCTCCTTCCATATGCTCTTAACTGCAGGGACAATAGATGCACGAGAGGTCTGAACCTGCAAAACCACCTTAAGACGATCAAGAGGTGCAGTTGCAGTACGTGAAGCAGCTCCAGCAACTCCCCCTgcaattaaatattttgtaGCATGAACATGCTTGCTGATGCCTTCTGGAATAACAGCCTGTTCACCAATATCAACTAGATATACCCTTTCCCAATAGTGATAGATGTTTTCAATAGTTGCCTCATGTGGATAGAGCAGTAGAAAATCTCTCCACTCTTCAAAAGTTATGATACCATTGTTATCCTTATCAACATGCTCCACAAAGCGAGCAAGTTCAtcatcatccatttctatccctGAAGAAAGAAACTGCCATGACTTATAAGATGAAGACATATAATGATATTAAAGTAAATGGCTCTGGGAAAAGATGGAAAATCTAGCAGAAAAATCAGATTCAGAAGGCCTAAATACTTGGTTCATAAGGACTTGAAACATAGAATCATTCAATGATAACAACCAACAGCAGTCCcaagaagaagatgaaaaaaaaCGTGAGGTGCTTTCATAAAGTGAGAAAGAGCTTCCTCTAGTCATACTTGGAGATTGAACTTGCGACTTATCCTCAAATTCTGGCATACGTTGTCCAAACTCGGAAAAGCAATCATATTTATCCTCAATCTTACACAACCTACTAATTTCGGATCAATAtgcaagaaatttgaaaagatcACATAAAAGAATATTCTGAAAATTCCAAAGGGATGCTCAGAGGAAGAATTGTAATTTATAACAAAAAAGCCAGTACTTGAAGGACCGATACTTACAAGCTGTAACACCAAGGTGATCAAAGAGCTTCAGATTTGATGCCATGCAAAATCAGCTTCTTCCCCTTTTATGATAGGGAAAAAAAGGATTCTATTTGCACATCAATAATTAAAAAGGTGCAGTATATTTAGATCACTCCATTCAGAGGTCAAGGAATATAAGAGTATGAAGTCTCATTCCAACATTGAAGGGTTTTTCCCATTACCCAGACCCATGACACTCAGGTCCTTAGCAACCTCGTGTTTCTGCCAAGGTCTTTTCTTTGGATCCATTTGAAAAGATGGATCTGGATCCTATGGAAGACATGACGGGATGGAATTGAACAGAAAGAGTTGGATCCAAGGAAAGATTTTCACATTAGCTAAAAACACTTGGTTAGCAATTATCCCAGGGTGAAGAAAATTACAATTAACAAAAGCAATGAGCTAAAAGTTtctatttcttcttccttcttatcacagaacattgaaacctaagCCCACCTTCCTGCTGCTTCTGTTTACCATCAATAGATCCTTCCGTCATGGCAATCTCACCAGATATTTTCTCGTTACTCAAACTCACACTGAATGGCTCAAACCCCACTTAACAGAGATGCTCTTTTTCCAGCGCTCTCACTACCAGCAAGAGAATGCCGCTGGTGCAGTCAACAGCAGTTGACTGTTGACAGGCCAAGTTTAGCTCCGTATAAGTGGTGTCATGGTCAACAGCAGTTGGAGGCACGACTTTTGCTCCATATAAGCTCAAAAATGAATAGTTTAGAAGAGAAAGGAAGAGGTGTTAAAGTATGGATTTCAATAACCTCTATTTTGGGTGAATTTGGATTCACTTAATTATAGTCTTAAATTCTTGGTGAATGTCAAATCTAAATTGCTCCTACTTCACACAGAAAAGCTAGAGATTTGGGTAAAGGGTTTAAAATCCTATCCACCCAAATCCCGCATTCCAAACAGACCCTCTATGAATTTCAGGGAATGCGAATGAAGAAGTTTTATGTATTATATTGGTTGTGAGAGAGTTATTTTCACATATGCACTAATTTTGGACTAACCGTTGAGCCATAGGACCTGAAATTTTATATGAAGATATTTTAGAGAACTTGTCTTTATAATGATCTTCCAAACAACCCTCTATATGTGCTCAGATACCAAAGCCTGTAGACAAAACCATTACTCTAGATAGCCAGACAACAAAATGGCTTTTCAGCACTAgaaaaagtttttctttttttcctttaatcaGTATCTCATCAAAGATTTACATTAAGATCTCCCGACAATTTACCTGAATCAGTTGGCCATGATGAAGAAAGAGCATTTCTTCAACTCAGGAAAGTCATTTACCAATCTACTTTGTTCCATACTTTGGTGAATACTCTATCACTTAGCAAATCCAAAACAGGGCTCAAAGTTCACCATTTAATTTGTCAACATGGGGAAAAAATACTAAAGTTGAAAGGAACACTTTTAGGTTCTATCACAGCATTTAAAAGATCCATAATAGTACCTAAAGACCAGCATATATGGGAGAATCTCATGCACTGATACAAAAAGTACATCCAATACCAATAAGAATGTTAAATATTTGTTCATATCATATGGCAAATTATGTAAACAGGGGATTGTAAACTTTTCAGTGAGATTGAAGTGGACCTTTATCTTTTCTTCTAAAGGCTCATAGCAGCTATGAAAATTGTTCTAAATTTCAGGTAACTTATTCATCAAATATAATACACGAGTAAACTTATTCTTGTCATTTTGCAGACCTAGAAATGTTGTTTCCAAAAGCACAGATATAAAAACGGTGACATCCATGTGCCAACCCTCAGATAAGAATGATAAATCAGCAACTCTTCCTTTAGTCACCATTATCATTGACATAGTAAGACCAATGGAAACAGACAATTAAAGCCAAAGTTAATGTTTTTAGGAAAACTATCTAAACTATCAATGCACCATAGGATATGAGGACTCAAGAAGGATATTGAACAGAAATAAAAACCAATTCCACTGTTTCAGAGTTATTACAAATAGGCACAAGTCTAGCCTTTCCATCTGAGAAGCCAAAAGGTTTGAACACTAGCAGTAAAAAGATACACACTAGTCCCTTTACACATTTGCAAAATGTTCTGAATTCTCCAAACATCAAACCTACTATCTCTCAAGAGTGTCTTTAGGACTCAGATACACCATAGATCATGTCTCAAATCTTCACCACAAAAGTTAATAGCTTCACTAAATATGGGCACACTATCATATAAATCAATCCAGCTTACTTATTCTGAACTCTTAACCTTGACAGGACTCGCATTATATGAGTTCTATGCAAATTCTTCACCCATTTTCTTAATCTTACTATTTGGCAGTAGCCTACTGGGACATCAACACTTTATTTTCTCCCATGTCACCACACACAAACATATATGTAATGCCTCAATCCTTGTTACATTATCTTTTGACACATCACAATTACAGTACTTACGAAATAATGACAGCAACTTAATTTGATTTACAATTACCTGCATCTTATGAAGGAgcgtgtcttttttttttttcctttttaattgtTCAACCTACAGCTGTAATAATAGGTGTTTCTATTTTTGCCAAGACAGTAAtacaaaaccaaacaaaaattaCGATATACTGTTACTAGTCATGTAATAATTACAATAAAAGCTATtcctattatttttaatttgaacTTAAAAACCAAAAAGGGCATCCAATCTATGTTGTATCTTCAGGTTGAAATCTTTCAGCAGCCCTATCTTTATCAGAATAATGCAGTGACTACAGTTGATAGACAGCAACACCAATAGCAAGTAACCACTTGATATCAAACTCAAAGACAAACTAAACAGGATTATTAACTTCTGTACAAGTGAGATTTGCACTTTTATCCTCTTGGCTTAGTGAAATGCCATATAGTGATTCTCTCATATAATCCCCACATTCAAGATCACAGCAATAGTAACATTACCACCAGCAATAATACAATAATTGCACTACTTGCAACCATTTAAGAAAACAGTCTGGCTGATACCTTTATCactacaaaaaaataaataattaattaattaaaataaaagctgctcccccccccccccaaaaaaaaaacagaaacatCTAATTTGTAATCCTAACTTGCACTTAGAACAATTCCTACTTCACAAATGTACAAATACATTGACAGCTAAGGCAGAAATATTCCCCTCCCACCCAACCtgcaacacaaaaaaaaaaaaaattgcgatATAGGTCATTTGTCTAAGATTAAACTAATCTATTCCAGCAGTGCAGGTTCTGCCACTGATTGATCACAAAGTTATGGATATAACAAGAGCGATACAATGATATATTCGTCGGTGTCCAGCTAACCCAATCAGGGCTTCTTAAGACTATAAGAGATCAGCCAATTCCTACCACATGAGGAGCCAAACGGCTTATTTCTGTTCAAACTAACATGCCATTTTAAACAGAAATAAAACAACGTAGCTCAGCTTTGAATCCAGGTATATAGCAATCAGAATTTAATACATGACACTATTAATAACAACCTTAACAAATCAACCTCTTTCACTGCAGCATTACTTTTCGACTATGGGTTGCCGAAGAGCAAACTCTCAAATTAAGTATCCCACTACCATCTACCAAAAGCAACCACATTAGTAGTCTCTGTGAACCTGTGTTCTAGAATCTCTTGAATGATGATCTCTTTCCAACATCCAGATATACAAATTATAAGCATATGCACACGAAACACATAGACCAGAGAAACCACAACTATAGAACACATAAAGGTCGAAACTTGAATTGGACAATGCAGTGTCAAAGAAAATAA encodes:
- the LOC113740581 gene encoding calcium-dependent mitochondrial ATP-magnesium/phosphate carrier protein 2 isoform X2, with the translated sequence MSGAGEAVGHVNFPAMATNDRSGCCNPVKKPGPVSMDHVLAALRETKEERDSRIKSLFNFFDSANVGYLDYTQIEKGLSALQIPAEYKFAKELLNVCDANRDGRVDYQEFRKYMDDKELELYRIFQAIDVEHNGCILPEELWDALVKAGIEMDDDELARFVEHVDKDNNGIITFEEWRDFLLLYPHEATIENIYHYWERVYLVDIGEQAVIPEGISKHVHATKYLIAGGVAGAASRTATAPLDRLKVVLQVQTSRASIVPAVKSIWKEGGLFGFFRGNGINVFKVAPESAIKFYTYEMLKNVIGGNKEHQDIGTSGRLVAGGLAGAVAQTAIYPMDLVKTRLQTYACESGKVPNLGKLSKDILVQEGPRAFYRGLVPSLLGIIPYAGIDLAAYEKLKEMSKTYILHDSGL
- the LOC113740581 gene encoding calcium-dependent mitochondrial ATP-magnesium/phosphate carrier protein 2 isoform X1 — its product is MSGAGEAVGHVNFPAMATNDRSGCCNPVKKPGPVSMDHVLAALRETKEERDSRIKSLFNFFDSANVGYLDYTQIEKGLSALQIPAEYKFAKELLNVCDANRDGRVDYQEFRKYMDDKELELYRIFQAIDVEHNGCILPEELWDALVKAGIEMDDDELARFVEHVDKDNNGIITFEEWRDFLLLYPHEATIENIYHYWERVYLVDIGEQAVIPEGISKHVHATKYLIAGGVAGAASRTATAPLDRLKVVLQVQTSRASIVPAVKSIWKEGGLFGFFRGNGINVFKVAPESAIKFYTYEMLKNVIGGNKEHQDIGTSGRLVAGGLAGAVAQTAIYPMDLVKTRLQTYACESGKVPNLGKLSKDILVQEGPRAFYRGLVPSLLGIIPYAGIDLAAYEKLKEMSKTYILHDSEPGPFVQLGCGTISGALGATCVYPLQVVRTRMQAQRYNSDAAYKGMSDVFRRTIKHEGFRGFYKGLFPNLLKVVPAASITYLVYETMKKSLDLG
- the LOC113740581 gene encoding calcium-dependent mitochondrial ATP-magnesium/phosphate carrier protein 2 isoform X3, giving the protein MAAFCLRNSGMLLSRLFLSSGIEMDDDELARFVEHVDKDNNGIITFEEWRDFLLLYPHEATIENIYHYWERVYLVDIGEQAVIPEGISKHVHATKYLIAGGVAGAASRTATAPLDRLKVVLQVQTSRASIVPAVKSIWKEGGLFGFFRGNGINVFKVAPESAIKFYTYEMLKNVIGGNKEHQDIGTSGRLVAGGLAGAVAQTAIYPMDLVKTRLQTYACESGKVPNLGKLSKDILVQEGPRAFYRGLVPSLLGIIPYAGIDLAAYEKLKEMSKTYILHDSEPGPFVQLGCGTISGALGATCVYPLQVVRTRMQAQRYNSDAAYKGMSDVFRRTIKHEGFRGFYKGLFPNLLKVVPAASITYLVYETMKKSLDLG
- the LOC113740581 gene encoding calcium-dependent mitochondrial ATP-magnesium/phosphate carrier protein 2 isoform X4, giving the protein MASNLKLFDHLGVTAWIEMDDDELARFVEHVDKDNNGIITFEEWRDFLLLYPHEATIENIYHYWERVYLVDIGEQAVIPEGISKHVHATKYLIAGGVAGAASRTATAPLDRLKVVLQVQTSRASIVPAVKSIWKEGGLFGFFRGNGINVFKVAPESAIKFYTYEMLKNVIGGNKEHQDIGTSGRLVAGGLAGAVAQTAIYPMDLVKTRLQTYACESGKVPNLGKLSKDILVQEGPRAFYRGLVPSLLGIIPYAGIDLAAYEKLKEMSKTYILHDSEPGPFVQLGCGTISGALGATCVYPLQVVRTRMQAQRYNSDAAYKGMSDVFRRTIKHEGFRGFYKGLFPNLLKVVPAASITYLVYETMKKSLDLG